The Candidatus Sericytochromatia bacterium genome includes the window GCCGCGCGACGAAGGCCCACGCCGTCGGCGTGTTGGTTCGAGGTGGTGCAGGTCAATTCAACAGTCTTGATATTATTTAAATTTATATTATACTAGTCTTAACCATTTCGGCGGCCTGCTCCGGCGATGACCCCATGCAGGTGGAGGGTGTTCGTTGCGCATTTCCCTGGGTCTGGTCTTGTTGAGCGTCGGCGTGGCCGGCTGTGGACTGGTGGCCTCGCCTGCGCCGCCCGCGCGTCCTGCGGGGGAAATGGTGGCGGCCGCGGCGCGCGGCAGCTTCCGCTGGGGGGAATTCGACGGCCGTCGTTACAAGCTGTTCGCGCCGAGCGGCGTGCGCGGCGCGCGGCCGCTGGTGGTCATGCTGCACGGCTGCACGCAGGATCCGGACGATTTCGCGACCGGCACGGGCATGAACGCGCTGGCCGCGCGTGAGGGCTTCTACGTGCTCTACCCGGAGCAGACGCTGGCCGATCAGCCCAAGGCTTGCTGGCGCTTCTACGATCCACCCCACCAGCTGCGTGGAATGGGGGAGGCCGCGGCGATCGTCGGCATGGTCGATCGGATCCGCCAGGCCCACGCGATCGACCCCGGCGCGACCTATCTGGCCGGCCTGAGTGCCGGCGGGGCCTATGCGGCCGTCATGGCGGCACTGTATCCGGACCGCTTTGCCGCGGTGGGCATTCACAGCGGCCTGGAGTACGGCGTGGCGCTCAACTGGGTGGCGGCCAAGCTGGCCATGAAGGTGGGCGGGCCGGATCCCTTGCTGGCCGGCGGGGCGGCCTATCTGGCCATGGGGCTGCATCGGCGCGTGGTGCCGGCCATGGTGGTGCATGGCAGCCGGGACGAGGTCGTGATCCCGCGCAACGGCGAACAGGTGGTGCGCCAGCTGCTGGTCATGAACGACTGGGCCCGTGACGGCTTGCTCAACGATGACATCGATCGCACCCCGGACGCGCGCCGCAGCGGGCAGGTGGAGGGGGGCTATCCCTACACGCGCACGGTCTATGCTGATCGCGAAGGGCAGCCCGTGGTCGAGCACGTCGAGGTCAACGGGCTCGGGCACGCCTGGAGCGGGGGGCGCGCCGGTGGCACCTATGCGGATGCCAAGGGGCCTGATGTGACGGCCTGGCTGTGGGAATTCTTCAAGGCCCATCGGCGCAAGGCCCTGGACTGATCGGCGGACCTCACGACGCTGCGTTTCGCCCATCGACGCGTCGCGCGGAGGCGATGAAGCGGGCTGCCCGCTCGCTCAGGGGACCGTTGCCATCATGTCGA containing:
- a CDS encoding PHB depolymerase family esterase, with product MRISLGLVLLSVGVAGCGLVASPAPPARPAGEMVAAAARGSFRWGEFDGRRYKLFAPSGVRGARPLVVMLHGCTQDPDDFATGTGMNALAAREGFYVLYPEQTLADQPKACWRFYDPPHQLRGMGEAAAIVGMVDRIRQAHAIDPGATYLAGLSAGGAYAAVMAALYPDRFAAVGIHSGLEYGVALNWVAAKLAMKVGGPDPLLAGGAAYLAMGLHRRVVPAMVVHGSRDEVVIPRNGEQVVRQLLVMNDWARDGLLNDDIDRTPDARRSGQVEGGYPYTRTVYADREGQPVVEHVEVNGLGHAWSGGRAGGTYADAKGPDVTAWLWEFFKAHRRKALD